One window of the Solanum stenotomum isolate F172 chromosome 11, ASM1918654v1, whole genome shotgun sequence genome contains the following:
- the LOC125845081 gene encoding uncharacterized protein LOC125845081 — MSASQRSQLSHRNIITWLFVLILIIYLIYSTNYILNNDDCSSNIDEVDHLSTNNNTSMFTLQDEEKNKQNDEYYKNVRKKEEETKLKHVVFGIAGSSILWDKRKEYIKLWWKPGETRGVVWLDENVKINNNEALPDIRISDDTTNFHYTNRQGRRSALRISRVVSETLRLGLKDVRWFVMGDDDTIFFVENVVRVLSKYDHNQYYYIGSSSESHVQNIFFSYSMAYGGGGFAISYPLAKELEKMQDSCIQRYPGLYGSDDRIQACMAELGVPLTKERGFHQYDVYGNLLGLLGAHPVTPLVSLHHLDVVDPIFPGISRVNGLQRLFESSKLDSANLMQQSICYDKERYWSISVSWGYVVQIIRGNVSPRELEMPSRTFLNWYRRADYTAYAFNTRPVTKHPCQKPFVYYMNTAKFDHSRNQIIGIYYRHRESSPSCRWKIESPENINNIVLLKRPDNNRWQKSPRRDCCGVLPSNNNSKSNLYMWVGSCRDGEISEL; from the exons ATGAGTGCTTCTCAACGTTCTCAATTAAGCCATCGGAATATCATAACTTGGTTATTCGTTTTAATATTAATCATTTATCTTATTTACTCCACAAATTACATTCTTAACAATGATGATTGTTCTTCCAATATTGATGAAGTTGATCATCTTTCGACGAATAATAACACGTCTATGTTCACTCTTcaagatgaagaaaaaaacaaacaaaatgatgaatattataaaaatgttcgaaaaaaagaagaggaaactaAGCTCAAACATGTTGTATTTGGGATAGCTGGATCGTCGATTTTGTGGGATAAAAGGAAAGAGTATATTAAATTATGGTGGAAACCAGGAGAGACAAGAGGTGTTGTTTGGTTAGATGAAAATGTCAAAATTAATAACAATGAAGCCCTACCTGATATTAGGATTTCAG atgaCACTACAAATTTTCATTACACGAATCGACAAGGGAGAAGATCGGCTCTAAGGATATCTAGGGTTGTTTCGGAGACATTAAGGTTGGGTTTGAAAGACGTGAGATGGTTCGTGATGGGGGATGACGatacaatattttttgtggAAAATGTAGTTAGggttttatcaaaatatgaTCATAACCAATATTACTATATTGGTAGCTCTTCAGAAAGtcatgtacaaaatatatttttttcatattcaatggCTTATGGTGGTGGTGGATTTGCAATTAGTTATCCATTGGCaaaagagttagaaaaaatGCAAGATAGTTGTATACAAAGATATCCTGGATTATATGGAAGTGATGATAGAATTCAAGCTTGTATGGCTGAACTTGGTGTACCACTTACAAAAGAACGCGGATTTCATcag TATGATGTCTATGGGAACTTACTAGGCCTATTGGGAGCACATCCAGTAACACCACTAGTCTCACTTCATCATCTTGATGTAGTAGACCCAATATTCCCAGGAATTTCCAGGGTTAACGGTCTCCAACGCCTATTTGAATCATCGAAACTCGACTCAGCTAACCTAATGCAACAATCAATTTGCTATGACAAAGAGAGATATTGGTCAATTTCAGTGTCATGGGGCTATGTTGTTCAGATAATTAGAGGAAATGTTTCACCTAGAGAACTTGAAATGCCTTCAAGGACATTTCTCAATTGGTACAGAAGAGCAGATTACACTGCTTATGCATTCAACACTAGGCCTGTTACAAAACATCCTTGCCAGAAACCTTTTGTGTATTACATGAACACCGCGAAATTTGATCATTCGAGAAATCAGATTATTGGGATTTATTATAGACATAGAGAGTCTTCACCTTCTTGCAGATGGAAAATTGAGTCACCTGAGAATATCAACAACATTGTTTTGTTGAAAAGACCAGATAACAACAGATGGCAAAAG TCTCCAAGGAGGGATTGTTGTGGTGTTTTACCATCAAACAATAACTCAAAGTCAAATTTGTACATGTGGGTAGGCAGTTGCAGAGATGGTGAAATCAGTGAATTGTAG